The following DNA comes from Pomacea canaliculata isolate SZHN2017 linkage group LG10, ASM307304v1, whole genome shotgun sequence.
GGggtgttcaaagaaaagttggtgGTTACCAAGAGCTCAGTCAGTCAAGTTCTCAGGTCACAGCCACAGTTGTGCTGATGCaggtgctgcagctgctgctgtcaaggcGTTGCACAGAACTATTCATTTGGCGTGAATCTGTGTCCTGAGGTTTCAAGTCCAAACACCAAATCATCGTATTTTACAACAGAACCTACCCACTACCTACATCGCAGTGACATGTCAGCAAGTTTTATTTCAGACTGTGCTGTCAGTGGCGTGTTTTCCATTTCCATCTGTTCCATAGCTTCTGCATATTGCACCCTCCCTTGCTGCAGGGACTGCTGCATCCTATCAGGCTGGATCACTAAAGTGTATAATCTTGTCCATCAGATATATGTCTGAAGCATTTGTTGCGAGACTGAATGTCTATGATCTTCTTGACACATTTTTGAGATAATACgggcatgaaaaaaaaaaaaaagaagtaagcATTATGCCTTCACCAGGCTGTTAATTTTGAGAGTGGATTCATTCATTATCTTAACTGTGCAGATGAGAGTTAGTAATAGGAAGTCGACAATCATGGCGAATTCTGTATGCATCCTGCGGGAAACACTTCTAGTTATTTAACACAAACTTAGAGGCTGATAGGGATTCGCTTAATACAACAACTAGTCCTACAAACAATTCCTAATGCTAGACAGGACAAAAGCGCTTCCAAAACAAGATTAGTTTCACCTGTCAAAAACGAACatataatcaaaaaaaaaaaaaaaaaagggaaacaagaGTCTAGACTCTGAAGCCACAAAGAAGAGGGAGGAACAGAAGCATTGCCCAGACAACCTGATGCACTGTGTTAGTAGCCGCCATGCTGGGTGTGGGCTTGGTGTCTGTGCTGCTGGGTTCTGGTGACAGAAagaatattgaatattattttcttttagaggGAGAGAATTTACTtaaaatttcattctttttagatgaaaattAAACAGTGTAGTTATGGAAACATGATAGATGACTGAAAACATAGAAATACCTAAAATTATTCAGTTAATCGACGACGTTCCTTTCGACATTCATTATAGATTTTctgggattttaaaaatattttattaaagatgaAGTTACGTTACAGGGATTAATATGTAAAAGTTTTCTGTCAAATAAAAttctgattaaaaatatttctaggtAAACATGCAAAGCGAAGGTATTAAACAGCAGATTGATGAACTtgcttatataaaaaaactatCTGTGACATCCACAAGTGACCTGTGTAGGCATAAACAGTTTTGTTAAAGTGTTTTCAAAACCAATCAGAATGCTTAGGTCACCTGTTATGACCGTGACCACCGCGGTGGCGAACTCTGTTGAGTTGGCTTCTCGCTTCTTGCGGTACCAGTACGTGGTGGAGGTCCAGTAGTTGTAAGTGGAGGTGTCCCCGTAATTAGTGGTGGTCAGAAGTGCCATTCTCCTGGCATTGCATCGCTGTGACGAGAACAGTAAAAACTTAATGAAAAAACGTCCATCTGGAATCCCACAGTCGAGAATAAACCAAGACAATTGTATTGAACATGTCATTCTTATGGCACCTGACTGTGAGAAACCAAGACAGAGTGACATTTGATGATTGGTTAGTAAAAGCTTATTCATTAACTTATTCACTTCAGCATGTTATTTTTTGGCTACTTCACTAGCTTACATCAGTGCAGAACACGTCCTCCCGACTGAAGCAGAACTGGAAGGAGCAGACGATCTGTAGAGTGTTCTGACCGGCAAAGGCGAACAACTGGAAGGGATCGGATTTGACCGTGCCATTATGTCCCCATAGTTCAGAGATGACGGTGGACCCGCCTGCTGGACAGCTACACATAAAAGCAGTTTTAATCAGCGTctaagttttgtatttttctgcattttagTTTATAAGATTATTAGATTAAGCCatgtgtttattgtattttaatgCAGTTCTTGTATATCAGTATACTGCCTTCAAATGTTTATATCTATGTAAATTTAATACTGCATTGTCATTGTTCGCTTGACTTCTGTGAGATGATGGCTTTTTAATAAGCAATCAGTCTCTCCCTGCTTAAGCTTTCCAACAACGGATCACCTCTTACGTcttactttacaaaaaaaaaaactttgaataaaaaataagtatgtAAAAAACGAAAAACTGGTTATCTTCTCTCACCCGTCAGAGTCAGTCAGAACGAGCTGGTAGAGGCCATCGCCGGAACTGGCGACACAGTTGTACGGAGACACACCCTGGGCCCTCAGACCTGAAAACAAAGTTTCTGATTGTCTTACTTGtgatcattattattcattCTTCTGACCGGAACTAGCTGACTTTTCTGGCCATAGTGGGACTAGGCTCAAGGGGACTGGATAGCCTCTTTTACTAACTCACTAGCATGTCTATAGCTATATTAAACTATGACGTAAACTAATCAAACTCTCTTGCTCTCAAGTATTTTCTCCTCTCACTGCTTACCCGGGAGGTGGAGAGTGTCATGCGCAGTTGCACGTTTGCGCCGAGTCTCGCCCTTGTGAGAGTTTGTCCCGTGAAGGAGTCGGTCACCACCAGACTCACGAACTCGCGAGAATTCAAAGGTTTTTCCACTGAAGGAAGGCCGTTGTTCGGCTGATCACTTTCTCTGTTTAATAACATAGTATATATAGCATGGAAAATGCTACCGGACATTATGCTATGTAATGCTATTTTTCATGAACTTTTTAACAGtacctttttatatttaaactttttctgCAAGGCATGAAAATATTAGTCTTGACCTCTTGAAATTTATATTAACAAAGGCtggcagggagggagagaggatgtgtgggtgtgtgcgtttgtgtgtgtgtgtgtgtgattttcgTACACGGCAACACTGTGTGACGGTGTCTGAACCAAGCTGTCCGCTGTATCAAAATCACACGACAGCTCCACTCGGCGATCAAGGGGAAGTAACACTCCGTTTTTCTCTTGCAGAGCCAACAACCACTTGTAGGAGTTGTCTCCCGTCTACACAGAGAACGAGCCTCACGTAAAACACAGatcacacaccacatacacaccacatacacaccacacacacggaGTGAAAAAAGAGTGATGTGTACAGACCACGATTACACGACTTTCAACCCCAGACtatcaaaatacaaaagttcattacagaaattatttgtttgcgCCATGTGTGGCTTTCTTTCGAGTAGTTGCATAGTAACATATACAGCCTTGTAGATTTTTTGAGAGATTGTAGCACCGTGTATATGTACCCGGTTGCCACCACAGGTCAAGCCCACTTGCCCCTCGTTGTCCCGGGTGACGGGGATCTTGACGGAGTAGACGCCGGTGTCGTCGTACACATCTCGGAGCGCTGCACAGGCTGGGGGGGGATGCGGCCTCGTCTGTCAGCTGCACCGTCTGGTACTGGCGTCCGAAAGGTTAATCCTCACCAGCGCGTAGCGACCCTCCGCCGTGTTGTTGACGCAGTAGTAGATGACCTCTGCCTTCCTCGTGCCTGAAGGtcagaggttaaaaaaaaaaaatcaaagcatatattgacagccaaaaaaaaaccGGACCTGAGGACAGAATGGGATGAAAGCATTAATCTGAGAAAAGgcactgtatatattttattattattatttattattattgttattatttattatactaGTATGTATAACCCATTGTACAGATACGCAGGGCAGGTAAAACTTGAATGAACGAAGGGAGGAGCAAACATTCAAGTGGACAGACACGcacgcagacagacaaaaacaaaataaacacaatgcGAAAGAAGGATGAGTAAATAAGAGGCACAAACACTGGTCGGGCTGCCATACTATctggcatcctccttaggaggttcgcatgtgtgtgagaaaagttgtatgtgtgcatgtgtgttcaaTGTCTTGCATGAGTATATCTGGCAATTGTGTTATACTCATATGTTTATTATGCTCatgttatgtttgtatttgtggttGGGCTcgtaagcaaaagaaaaatttctgtcttgacTTCCTCGGAATAAAGTTTGATTTCATTTGAAAGAAGAATCAGTCAGGAAATAACATGCAGACAGAGTGACAgaaaaaacagaatttattATAGTGAATCAGCCTTCCCAGGTTCACAATAATCTTCTCAAAATGTAAGACATGAGTATTTTTTCCAGTGCAAAAATTCAGATATAAAGACAACCCCTCGCTCAACTCACGTGTGTAGCAGTAGGGACCTGTCCACCCTGCCTCACACCCATACTTGCACGGTTGTCCCCCTTTGCAAAGCTCTCCGTAGCAATGGCAGGCCTGGTCACAGTTGTCTCCCACAAAGCCATCCACGCAGACTAtgcaagcaaacaacatatgcGACAGTTTTCTCCCCTGCTGTTTATCTTTCGCAACTTTTACTTAGAGGTCCACTACGAGGCCTGGCAAAGCCTAGTCCAGGATACTATAGTACGATGGAGATGTCAAGACGTGGAAACAGAAATGGAATAAGCTCAGCTCCCAGCTGTAAGGGTAGGTTAGGTAGGTGCAATCGTATCCACAGCAATGATTGATCATGCTTGAGTAGTAGTCATTCACATACTGCAAACAATGCAAGAATTGTCTGTCGTTTCTTAAACTGGTTGCTACGGACTAATTGATGAACAGACTCGCTCACTGACTCATTCAGTGTCACTATTGTTTACAAGGTGCATGCACGTTCATGGGGAGGAGCTAATGTTAATGGGTCAACTAGACCTATATTTAATTGCACAGACTTATACTTGTATATGCTGCCAACACCACAGCCATCTACTTACACTCAGTGATTGACAGGGATCCATCCCTTGCCAGTAAAAGGGTCCATAGTTATAAAGTCTTGTGAGACCAATCCATAGCTCTCCGGCGTATCGAAATGGAATAAaatctacatacacacataaattatatttaaaaatacaggtAAATGCTGTTCTTtataaaatctctctctctctctttctttcacacacacacacacacggtgtgGTTGTTACGAAGTCTGTGAACCAGTTTCGCTTACTAAAGCTTGCGTAGTAGTTTTACTTTAGCAGGAAGACAAATATGTAAGAGAAGGTAAAAGCATCAGACACTgctgctgacttttttttcacaacaaCTGACCACTACTCACTCTCCACAGCTCTCTGGCGTGCTTCTGATGTAATAGTCAGCAGTCGCCCGCCCATGTTCCAGCAAGACTGCCTCGCACCGTAAGACGAGTCCAAAGTGTCCACCAGCTGAAGACACATCGGCCCGTCAGAGGCAGGGAGGAGGGTCCAGCTGGTGTTGGGACAAGCGTATCGTGGCGACACCACATCATCGCACTCGTAGATTCCGCTGGCTGGTAGAGAAAGAATTCaactaattttttattttttttattttttaatttttttttcaataatacaACATATATGACATTTATACATTGATTATTGCATTCATTCAGTATAGAAGGGGGAAAAGAATAGAAGGGGGGAAAAGAATAAAGAGGAAAGACTAggagaagagatgaaaaagagCATCCTAGCTTCCACTAACTGTGCTTATATTACTAATTTTTGATATGGTTTCCAAATAGCTTCAAATAGGTCCAATTTACTACTTAAAATACTATGGTATCTTTCTGTATTGTATCTGTATTTTACAATCAGTAAAAAGGCATGTATAGAGGGTATattgtttttccatttgcatacataaatgtaatattttgctaacaagataaTTAGGTCTAACACTTTGTCCGTACAAATGTTGTCCTgtacaccaaataaaataagtttttcagaaaaattaaaatttcttagtGTTGTACATTTCCCAATCATGACTAAATGTAAATCTCTCCAGAAAACACTAACATGTTGACATTTATAACAGATGACTTATTGTCTCTTCATCGTTAAGGCATATAGCACATTTGGGGGAATCAACAATCTTTCTTATAAAGAGAAACCTGTTAGTTGGCAGAATTCTATGGAGAATTCTTAACTGGAACCATTTTAGTTGGTTATCAGATGTTGTCTTATGGCATTTGTTAAATACAAGTATCCATGGTATCTTTTCAAAGGTAGAGTTCCATTTCACAATTCCACAAGGTAGGGAGTCAGAATTTCCAAGTATTAATTGTAccaatttatttcctttacaaattatctcccataccttttcttttctttcctcagttcctttaatgtttttgatctgtaatttattttgaaactgtttaattgCATTTAGAACTCCTGGGAACTGTAGAAAGTTAGTGGTCAAGTTGGGGAATTTTAGCTGAAACTCCTGGTATGTGAGATAGTCACCATTTTCTTTAAGTAAATGTCTAACTTTGTAGATATCTTCTCGTAGCCAATCACTAAAGTAAATTGTGTGGTTGCCTATAGTAATATTTATGTTGTAGAAGAGACATTCTGCATTAAATTCATCAATAGTTGCAGGTGTACATTTTGCATGCAATCTTTTAAAGTGTTTCAAGACATCATGCCAAAAAGGGTTGTGTATTCTATTAATTAATGCATTCACAAATTCACTACCTAGCGAATGTAGTTTATCAAGTTCAGGATACAAATATGATGTAGATTCCCTTAATACTGCCTTGTTGTAGAAAAGTCTCCTTAGCCAACTGATTTTCATTGCAGATAggaagtaataaatattaaccaTTTCCAGACCCCCTTTTATGTAAGGTTGACATACTcctttcttacttattttaGCCTGCTTTCCAGtccatagaaaattaaaaaataactgttcaatttctttcaaaaatatgccCTCAGGGTCAGGTAGGTTATGGAATAGGTAAGTTAATTTTGACATGGCTAaggtttttaaaactgttatttttccAAATGGGGTAAGCTGACGTTTGTTCCATgagcaaagtaattttttttatttcaattagtTTATCATCATAGTTTAAGCTTACAATACGGTCCACGTCCAAGCAGAAAGTGatacctaaatatttaaaaattcctgGATCCCAACAGAAATTCATATCACGTA
Coding sequences within:
- the LOC112573765 gene encoding uncharacterized protein LOC112573765 codes for the protein MAPAAWLSLLLLVLTAQDTADAQTPFTPSTYQTAVSFSDGIEASGIYECDDVVSPRYACPNTSWTLLPASDGPMCLQLVDTLDSSYGARQSCWNMGGRLLTITSEARQRAVESE